The Methanomassiliicoccus sp. genomic sequence CGAGGAGTCGGCGTCGTCCACCCAGGAGCTCACGGCGAGCATGGAGGACATGACCGCCAGGGCGCAGTCGCTCAGCGAGATGGCCGTGAACCTCCAGCGGGTGGCAGGGACCTTCATCATCGATGAGGCGGGCAAGGAGGCGGAGGCTCCGGCCCCCTCCCCTGCCCCCAAGTCGCGGCCGATCGCCAAGCCGCCAGTGAACGTCAAACCGAGAACGAATGAGGCTCCCAAGGTTCCCCAGAAGGTGAAAGAGGCGCTCGGCAAGAGAGGCATAAAGGCCTCGGTCTAAGGGGCGATACCTTGGCCAGAAGAAAGAGGGAAAAGGTAGAGCTCAATGGGGACGAGGAGCAGCTCGTCTCCTTCATCTTGGGCAAGGAGACCTTCGGGGTGAAGGTCTCCCAGATCCGGGAGATAGGGAAGGTGAAGGATATCACCAAGGTGCCGATGATGGCCGACTATATCGTCGGGGTCATGAACCTGCGCGGGCAGATCACCACGGTGATCGACCTCAAGAAGCGGTTCGGCATCGATATGGAGAGCGGTATCACCGATAAATCCCGGATCATAATCGCCGAGGTGGGGGAGACCCAGATCGGGATGGTCGTCGATGCGGTGGAGGATGTTCTGCGAGTACCGAGATCGAGCATCTCCCCGCCTCCGAAAACTCTCGCATCATCGCTCGACCGCTCCTATCTCGTCGGGATCTGCAAGCTCAAGGACAAGCTGATCATGTTGCTGGACATAGACAGCATGGTCAATCTAGGGCAGATCTCGGGAGTGGTGCCTGAAGTGAACGTGACGGCAAGCTCCTAAACCCCTTCTTCGTTTTTCCTTTGTTTGGTAAATTTCTTGGCGAGCACATTGTTATTACCAATCCAGTGAAAATGTGGGTGCTTTTTTATTTGTGGCATCGGCCTCATTCGTTCTCTCGATCCTTGTTCAACTAGAGGTCGGTCCTATCGCTATGTAAATGTGAGAGGCACCGATCTATGACACATCTCATGACTCACTCCCCGATCCTCAATCGCCAAGGACTGAGCGTCGTTCCCTGATCCTCAATCGCCAAGGGAGAGCTGTCGTAGATCGGCGATTATTGCTAGGCTGCTCGCCATATTTGTAAAGATGCTTGGCCAAGCCATCCCTCAAGCCCGGAGTGGGACCTCGCCGACCCGACATAAGAGGCGCTTATCAGTATGAGGCTCGCGGTCTTGATGCTCTACACCATAGGATGTCTCACTGAGGACATCGTGAGCCGTATCTCTTCTTGCGAGCGCGGATCCTGACATCGCGATGTTAGTGCATGGACTGAATGGTCCTACCCCCGCCGAACACGCCATTCGACGTTGATGGATCTGGAGTAACTCAGAGTAGGCCATCTTCGTCGGCCTACGCTAACAATATAAGGCATTAGCTCGCAGGACAACTGAGGCAGTGGTGATGACTTGAGACCGAGCCTCAACAGGATCCTCGTATTGACGCTGGTTCTCGTGATAGTATCCGCAACTGGCCTTGTTGCATTAGGCACCGGCGCGCTCACGGCAACGCAAACGGATAGCGACCCAGGCTCGTTGTCCACCAACGCTTCCAGCGGAAACGGTCAGAGCCAGACCGTCACCGTATACTTTTTCTATGGGAACGGCTGCCCCCATTGCGTGATCGCTGAGCCAGTAATAGATCGCCTCTCCGTAAAATATCCTCAGGTCGATTTTGAAAGGTACGAGATTTACTACAACAGCACCAACCAGGCGCTTTTCCAGCAATTCAATCACCGCTATGGGGTCCAGAACCCAGTGGTTCCCGAGGTGTACATCGGGGACAAGGTGCTGATTGCCGAGGATGCCATTAAGAACGATCTCGAACCGGACATCCAGCACGAGCTCAGTACCACAAGCAGTAGTGCTGAGAATAGCAGCGGCGCCAGCACCGACAACGCCAATAGCGCCGTCAACTCGCCCAACAACGGCACCACGCCCGCCGGCCCAGGCGGGACCGGCTCCGAGGCCAGCACAGTTCCTGGTCCAAGCGATGCTGCAATGATCGGCACGGCGGTGGTCGCGGCAGCGGCATTGCTAGCCATCGGTTTGGTCATCTACCGCAACAAGAGGAAAAAAGGCCTGACTTAGAGAATAGTTCGTCGAGGTATTGAAGAAGGTTAGCCGTCCCCCGATACAGAGCAACTACGAACGGATGAGGTTCGTCCTCATCTCAGACTTTTTTTCCGAAGGACCCCACATGCTGGAAAATATCATCATCTCTATTATGGAGGCGCTCCCGTGGTTGGATGATGACGCGATCAATGCCGCTCGTTCTTGTGCCCGGGTTGCTGTGTAGCGCCAGGCTTTTTGCGGCTCAGATTGCAGCGCTGTGGCCGCACGGACAGATCACAGTTGCCGATCACCGTCACGGCGACACGATGGAAGCTATCGCAGCACGCATTCTCAAAGACGCGCCGCCGCGCTTCGCGCTCGCAGGTTTATCCATGGGCGGCTACATCGCCTTCGCGATGATGCGGCTAGCTCCGGAGCGCATTGCCAGGCTGGCATTGCTCGACACCTCCGCGCGCCCCGATCCACCGGAGCAGAGGGCTGGCCGCGAACAATTAATCTTGCTGGCTAAAGCGGGTAAGCTCGACGACGTAGTCGATATCATGATGCCCAAGTTTCTGTGTCGACATAGCATGAAGGACGAGGGCCTGATGAAGGTCGTGCGCGACATGGCACACGAAACCGGATCAGATGCTTTCGTGCGCCAGCAGAAAGCGCTCATGTCCAGGAAGGACTCACGACCACTACTTTCAAAGATCGATTGCCCGACGCTGGTGCTGGTGGGGGAGGAAGACGCACTGACTCCGCCGGGATTGGCGCGAGAGATGTATGCCAACATACTGGACTCCCACCTCGTGGTGGTGCCAGGATGTGGCCATCTGTCCACCGTTGAGAAACCAGACGCAGTCAATGCCG encodes the following:
- a CDS encoding chemotaxis protein CheW, which translates into the protein MARRKREKVELNGDEEQLVSFILGKETFGVKVSQIREIGKVKDITKVPMMADYIVGVMNLRGQITTVIDLKKRFGIDMESGITDKSRIIIAEVGETQIGMVVDAVEDVLRVPRSSISPPPKTLASSLDRSYLVGICKLKDKLIMLLDIDSMVNLGQISGVVPEVNVTASS
- a CDS encoding alpha/beta fold hydrolase, which translates into the protein MTRSMPLVLVPGLLCSARLFAAQIAALWPHGQITVADHRHGDTMEAIAARILKDAPPRFALAGLSMGGYIAFAMMRLAPERIARLALLDTSARPDPPEQRAGREQLILLAKAGKLDDVVDIMMPKFLCRHSMKDEGLMKVVRDMAHETGSDAFVRQQKALMSRKDSRPLLSKIDCPTLVLVGEEDALTPPGLAREMYANILDSHLVVVPGCGHLSTVEKPDAVNAAIIEWLNA
- a CDS encoding thioredoxin family protein, with translation MRPSLNRILVLTLVLVIVSATGLVALGTGALTATQTDSDPGSLSTNASSGNGQSQTVTVYFFYGNGCPHCVIAEPVIDRLSVKYPQVDFERYEIYYNSTNQALFQQFNHRYGVQNPVVPEVYIGDKVLIAEDAIKNDLEPDIQHELSTTSSSAENSSGASTDNANSAVNSPNNGTTPAGPGGTGSEASTVPGPSDAAMIGTAVVAAAALLAIGLVIYRNKRKKGLT